From the genome of Pelobacter propionicus DSM 2379, one region includes:
- a CDS encoding ethanolamine ammonia-lyase: MKRLFLIAAMLVVGILTLSTNSHAIAIKSVKPGEDVFKYIQRVKGSFDQVLYQQVIGASNAFKEGDKTIGVAADTNTSRENARKLLANTKIKDITNHPLHNDDLYKFIAKSVDPAQYAKIKDWTMGRMKAFLLDKSEAEIKSVMYGMNSEVVGCLPKLMSNKELIAVNRKIFNPLPGTKIGAKGYLSARIQPNSPTDDPEEIMMQVLSAFSYGVGDLVLGTNPVDGTKEQTARVEASLKDVVDTFKLNGTIPWCVLAHIDVQREIFNEKPELIDCMFQSLAGTDTANKTFDISVEKMVDHAKSRAGQRYGLYFETGQGSDFTNGGAEGVDMVVLESRKYGMARGLQQVLAQVQPQGAYLHVNDVAGFIGPEVFRTKEQLVRCCLEDILMGKLQGITIGLDICSTLHMSVSLDDLEWCQDQIMPANPAYLMALPTRNDPMLSYLTTSYQDHVRIRSKFGYKVNDTMWDFFKRIQVIDKNGKPTKHFGDPIWVYYQYCKAKGDTRSQQEIMAEGKQKFDAIHNTWLKTGNKVPLASGYGKNIWDLNPQLDKKIRELYADAKKAIWAEFTPEFLKSVPDSVQLGTLSKDRENYIVHPETGEQLNKQSVATLQKLRDSWQGQTPDVQIVVSDGLNAKSIMAPEHTLPYITALRKELQAAGLTADKKNIVISSGRVRAGYMVGDVLFNNADPGKARAVVHIIGERPGTGQDAFSVYIAAPKGKVWAEKKVDHNIVKVQSGISKQATKPADAAKQTVKLIKELMAS, from the coding sequence ATGAAACGATTGTTTTTGATTGCAGCGATGCTTGTCGTTGGAATTCTGACGTTGAGCACGAACAGCCATGCCATTGCAATAAAAAGCGTAAAACCGGGTGAGGATGTTTTCAAGTACATCCAACGGGTCAAAGGCTCGTTTGATCAGGTGCTGTATCAGCAGGTGATCGGCGCGTCAAACGCCTTCAAGGAGGGGGACAAGACCATCGGCGTAGCCGCCGATACCAATACCAGCCGAGAAAACGCCCGGAAGCTTTTGGCAAATACCAAAATCAAGGATATCACCAATCACCCCTTGCATAATGACGACCTTTACAAGTTTATCGCCAAGTCCGTTGATCCTGCCCAGTACGCTAAAATTAAAGACTGGACAATGGGCAGGATGAAAGCCTTCCTGCTGGACAAATCGGAAGCCGAAATCAAGTCGGTCATGTACGGCATGAACAGCGAAGTGGTCGGCTGTCTGCCCAAGCTGATGAGCAACAAGGAACTGATCGCGGTCAACCGGAAGATCTTCAACCCGCTTCCCGGAACCAAGATCGGCGCCAAAGGGTATCTGAGCGCACGCATCCAGCCCAACTCACCCACTGACGATCCCGAAGAGATCATGATGCAGGTGCTTTCTGCATTCTCATACGGCGTTGGCGATCTGGTGCTTGGCACCAACCCGGTGGACGGAACGAAAGAACAAACTGCACGGGTAGAGGCATCCCTCAAGGATGTGGTCGATACGTTCAAACTGAACGGTACCATTCCTTGGTGCGTCCTGGCCCATATTGACGTTCAGAGGGAGATATTCAACGAGAAACCGGAACTGATTGACTGCATGTTCCAGAGCCTTGCAGGAACCGATACGGCAAACAAGACGTTCGACATTTCCGTCGAGAAGATGGTCGACCACGCCAAGTCCCGCGCCGGACAGAGATACGGTCTCTATTTCGAGACCGGTCAGGGCTCCGATTTCACCAACGGCGGTGCCGAAGGCGTCGACATGGTCGTACTCGAATCCCGCAAGTACGGGATGGCACGCGGTCTGCAGCAGGTTCTTGCCCAGGTTCAGCCCCAGGGTGCATATCTCCATGTCAATGATGTGGCCGGTTTCATCGGACCGGAAGTGTTCCGCACCAAGGAACAACTGGTGCGCTGCTGCCTGGAAGACATCCTGATGGGCAAACTGCAGGGGATCACGATAGGTCTGGATATCTGTTCCACTCTGCACATGTCGGTAAGCCTTGACGACCTGGAGTGGTGCCAGGACCAGATCATGCCGGCAAATCCTGCCTATCTTATGGCTCTTCCCACCAGAAACGACCCGATGCTCAGCTATCTGACCACCAGCTATCAGGATCATGTGCGTATCCGCAGCAAGTTCGGCTACAAGGTTAACGATACCATGTGGGACTTCTTCAAGCGCATCCAGGTTATCGACAAGAACGGCAAGCCGACCAAGCATTTCGGCGATCCGATCTGGGTCTACTACCAGTATTGCAAAGCCAAGGGTGACACACGCTCCCAGCAGGAAATCATGGCCGAAGGCAAGCAGAAGTTCGACGCCATCCACAACACCTGGCTCAAGACCGGTAACAAGGTGCCTCTGGCATCCGGTTACGGAAAGAACATCTGGGACCTGAATCCGCAACTGGACAAGAAGATCCGTGAACTCTACGCCGACGCCAAAAAAGCCATCTGGGCCGAATTTACGCCGGAATTTCTCAAGAGCGTGCCTGACTCGGTTCAGCTGGGAACCCTGTCCAAGGATCGCGAAAACTACATCGTGCATCCCGAAACCGGTGAACAGCTGAACAAACAGTCTGTCGCGACTCTTCAGAAACTGCGTGATTCCTGGCAGGGGCAGACACCTGACGTGCAGATCGTCGTCTCCGATGGTTTGAACGCCAAGTCGATCATGGCTCCTGAGCATACGCTGCCGTACATCACGGCGCTGAGAAAAGAACTGCAGGCCGCAGGGTTGACCGCTGACAAGAAAAACATCGTCATCAGCAGTGGCCGCGTACGCGCAGGCTACATGGTCGGTGATGTTCTGTTCAACAATGCCGATCCTGGAAAAGCCCGCGCCGTTGTTCATATCATTGGCGAACGCCCGGGTACGGGGCAGGACGCCTTCTCGGTATATATTGCCGCTCCCAAGGGAAAAGTATGGGCAGAGAAGAAGGTAGACCACAATATCGTGAAAGTGCAGTCCGGTATCTCCAAACAGGCTACCAAGCCTGCGGACGCAGCTAAACAGACCGTCAAACTGATCAAGGAATTGATGGCAAGCTAA